TGTGCGCGTTGGCGTTCGCCGCGGGCGCGATGCTCACCTGGCTGCCGTTGCGCGCCGCCATCCGCGACCTCCGCGTCCGGGCCGACCTGGCCCGCGCGGTCACCTGGCCCGCCCTGCCCCCGGCGGTGCCCACGGCCCTGGTCGTCACCGATGGCGAGGTGGTCGAGCCCCACGCCGAGGTGGTGGACGCCGCCGTGCTGCCGGTGCGGGTCGAAGAACCGGTGGACGGGGAAGGCGAGGACGCCGAGGAGGCGAGTGAGCGGAGGGTGGCGGAGGGAGGGGCGGAAGGTGTTGCGGGTGTCGAGGCGGAAACCGCCGTGGGTGTTGGGGCGGAAGGTGCTGCGGGGCGAGAGGCGGAAAGCGCTGCGGGCACCGGCGTCGAGGGGCGTGCGGTCACCAGGACGAAGGCGCGTACCACCTCCCGCACCCGCACCGGCGCGGTCAACGGCGAGCGGCGCGAAGCGGCGGGGGACCAGCCCGTCGAGGTGAAGTGCAACTCGCGGTCCATGGTCTTCCACACCCCGGCCTCGCCCTACTTCAAGCGCATGAAGGGCGACGTCACCTTCAACTCCGCCGAGGAGGCCGAACGCGCCGGCTACACCCGCTGGACCCCGAAGGCCAGGGCCGGCACCCGGAGGTGATCACCTGCGCCGGCGCGAGATGAGCGCCCGCAGCTCGCTCTCCCCGAGCCCGCCCCAGATCCCGTACGTCTCCTCGACCTCCAACGCGTGCTCCCGGCACCGCCGCACCACCGGGCACCGCGCGCAGACCTCCTTCGCCCGCGCCTCGCGGTACCGCCGCGCGGAACCGCGCTCGTTGGGGGTGTGGAAGAACAACCCGCTGTCCATGCCGCGGCACAGACCTCTCAGCTGCCAGTCCCACGACTCGGCGACCGGCTGGGGCAGGCGGGACAACTCAGTCACGGGGCTCACGTCCTCGATGTCAGGTCGGGCTCCCTGCACACCCTAAATTCGATTCAAAATCGGTTCAACTCAAGAACCGTGCCCACCGCCTCCGCCAACGACCACATCCGCCGCGCGCCGGGTGGCACCTCGACCCACCCCGCCCCGCCGACCAGCACCGCGTGCCCCCGCGACAGCAGTTCGGCCACCGGCGCCGCGTCGGCGAACGGCCGGGCGTGCGCCCACAAAATCACCGAACCGGGTGACAGCAACGTCGCCGCGTCCAGCAGCGCGTCGGCCGGCACCCGCGCCCCGAGGTTGCGCGACGCGCACTCCCGCTCGGCCAACGCCGCCGCCAGCACGTCCAGCGGCAGGCTGTGCTGCTCCTCCGGCGCGCACGCCAGCAGCGCCGGCAGCCGCCCGGTCGCCACCACCGGCGGCTTCCCGGCCCGGCGCAGCGCGCCGAGGATGCTCGCCGTCGCCAGGTGCTCCACCTCGACGCCCCTGCCCTGCGCCGACACCCGCTCGCCCAGCGCGACCAGGAACGGCACCAGCACCGACTCCCACGTGTCGACCACCCCGCGCCGCTCGAACAGCTCCGCGGCCAGCGAGCTCATCAGCGGCGCGTCCAACCGCGCCGCCGCCCGCGAGAACCCGCGCCCCTCCAGCGACCCGTCCACCGCGATCGCCCTCGGCCCGCCACCCGCCCGGGGCGCGGGCGGCGGCGGCGAACCCAGCGCCACGGCGGCGGCCGCCGAGGGTGCCATGCCCTGGGCGGTCAGCTCCAGCATCCGGCGCAGCCGGGACACGTCGGCCGCGGAGTAGCGGCGGTGCCTGCCCTCCTCGCGGGTGTCCGGGCCGAGCCCGTAGCGCCGGTCCCAGGTGCGCAGCGTGGTCGGCGAGATGCCGAGCATCCGCGCCACCGCGCCGGCACTCCACTGCTCCACGCGTTCACCGCCTGTGTGGATCGTTTCTGAACCGAATCATGGTAACGAGCACGCCGGCGAACCGCTGGTGATCACCCGTCGGGGCGGCGCGGGGAGCCGCGAGCCGGAGGGCCGGGGGAGCCGCGAACCCGGGCGGGGGCCGCGAGTCGGGAAGCCGCGAGCCGAGGGGGCGGGGAGCCGCGAACCTGGTGACGGGGGAGTCCGCGGTGGAGGGCGACCGCCGTCGCGGTGCGGGGCCTACCGGGGCGCGAACGCCCGCCGGCGGGTCAGCCGACCACCCGGCGGATCACGCTGATCGGTCCGATCGACTCGATGTCCTGCACCTTGACCGGCACGCCCTCCGTGGACGCGTGCACGGCCCGCAGCCCGTCGATCGCCATGGCCACGTGCGTCTGGCCCGAGTAGTAGATGACCAGGTCGCCGGCCTTGACCTCGTTGCGCGTCACCGAGCGCCCGATCTTCGCCTGCCCGTACGTGGTGCGCGGGATGGCGATGCCCGCCGACCGGTAGGCCGCCTGCATCAGGCTGGAGCAGTCCCACGTGTCGGGGCCGTTGGAGCCGTAGACGTAGTCCTTGCCCCGCTGCGACAGCGCGAACGCCAGCGCCTCGCCGGCCTTGCCCGCCGGCACCGGGATCGGGCCCATGTCGCCCGCGTCGTTCAACGCCCGCCGGTCGGCCGGGCTGAGCGAGCGGTACGCGTCGCGGGCCTCGTCGATCTGCTGGTTCAGCGCGGCCTTGCGCTGGTCGATCTCGCCGATCGCCCGGTTGGCGCTGTCGGTGGCCTCGGTGGCGCGCCGCGCGGCGTCCTCGGCCTTGACGACGGCTTCCTCCAGGCCGCGCAGCGACTCGGCGTTGTCGTACGCCAGCACGCCCAGCGCCGACATGCGGTTGAGGAAGTCCTGCTGGGAGTCCGACACCAGCAGCGCGGACAGCTGGCTGAACCGGGCGCCCTGGAACGACGCCTCGGTGAGCAGGTCGACCTGCCCGCGCAACGCCTCCTGCGCCTGCTGGGCACCGGCGATGTCGCGGTTGGCCTGGTCCAGCGCGCCCTGGGCGTTGGCCAGCTCCTCCTGCGCCCGCAGGTGCTCCTCGTTCAGCGTCTCGGCCTGCGTGGACAGCTCGTTGTAGCGCTTGAGCGCGTCCGAGGCGTTGGGCGGCACGGGGTCGGCGGCGGCGAGCGGCTGGGTGCCGACGAACAGGGCGACCGCGGTGGCCGCCACGGCGGCGCGGGTGGTGCGCTGGGCGGGGTTCGACGCCACGGTCGCCCGAGCCTCCTCGTAGCCGGTCCTAATCCGAACGGGTGACACCCGATCAGGTCTCGGACAGGTTACGGAACCGGGCTCGCGGCGTCCATCAGGGGGGCGGAATCCAAGCCGATCCGTCACATTCGCCCTGGCAGGGCAAAGAGAGAGGCGGGACAGGGGGAGCGGTGCGGCGTGGGCAAGACGGGACAGGGTGAGCGGTGCGGCGCGGGCAAGACGGGACAGGGTGAGCGGTGCGGCGCGGGCAAGGCGGGGGTCTGGGCGGAGCAAGGCGGAGAAAGGCGGGGCCGGCAGCCCTGAGCTGCTCAGGCCGGCCCGGTCAGGCCAGCCCCGTCAAGTCGGTCCTCCCGCCGGGGTGGTCGACCGCCCGCCCCGACGCGGCCGTGGCGAACTCGCCCGCCTGCTCGACCCCGTCCCCCCGCACGAGCGCCACCGTCAACGCCGCCACGAACGCGTCCCCACCCCCCGTCGTGTCCACGACCTCCTCCTCGGTCAACGGCACCACCGCCGACCCGTCCCCCCACGCCAGCACGTTCGCCCCGGGCACCTCCAGCGCCACCACCGACGGCCCGCGCCCCAGCAGCTCCCGCCCCGCGGCCACGGCCTCGTCCGCCCCCTCCACCGCCCGCCCGAGGAGCTGCTCCGCCTCCGAGTGGTCCGCGCGCAGCACGTCCGCCCGCCGCAGCAGGGCGTCGACCTCCCCACCGGGCACGCCGTCGAGCACCACGAGCCCGGACGCCGCGACGGCGGCCGCCAGCAGGGCCTCCGCCGGCTGCTGCAACTGCAGCACCACCGCGTCCGCCCCCGCGAACACCGCCCGCGCCGCCTCCACGTCCCCGGTGGTCACGAGCGTGCCCGGCGGCATGTCCTCCAGGTAGCGGTACTCCCCGTCGCAGACGACGTCCACGACCAGGGCCGTTCGGGTGCCCGGTCGTCGCACCAGGCCCGAGGTCCCTACGCCGTCCGCCACGAGCCGGTCCACCAGGAGGCGGCCGGGCAGGTCGTCCCCGACGACCCCGACCAGTTCGGCCGTCGCGCCGAGTTGGACCAGGTCGCGGGCGATGTTGGCGCCCTTCCCGCCCAGCATCTCGCGCCGTTCGGACACCGTGGTGCTGGAACCGCTCCCGGGAACCTCGGGCACGACCAGTGCCAGGTCGCGCGCCACCTGGCCGACCACCGCGATCCGCATGCCTGATCGGTACCCGGCGACCACCAGTTGAAACGAAGCGTTGACGTGCGGTCACCGGCGATGCGATGGTAATTCTGGGAGCGCTCCCAGCTTCACAGATCACCGTCGATCTGAAGGAGACATGTCCGTGCGACTCAAGCGCCTAGGGGCGTTGGCCGCTGCCGCGCTCGGCCTCGTCGGGATCACCACCGTGCTCAACCCGGGCGGCGTCGCGCTCGCACACGGGTCCATGACCTACCCGCCCAGCCGCACCTACGCCTGCTACGAGGACGGCAGGCTGAACGGCAACGGCGACCTGAACCCGACCAACCCGGCGTGCGCCGCCGCGGTGCAGCTCGGCGGCAAGCAGCCGCTGTGGGACTGGTACGGCAACCTGATCAGCCAGGCGGGCGGCCGGCACCGGGAGATCATCGCCGACGGCGACCTGTGCGGCCCGACCACCAAGTACGACGCCTACAACCTGGCCCGCGAGGACTGGCCCACGACCACCCTGCGGGCGGGCGCGCCGATCACCTTCAAGTACAACGCGTGGGCGCCGCACCCCGGTCGCTGGGACCAGTACGTCACCCGCGACGGTTTCGACGTCACCCAGCCGCTGAAGTGGTCGGACCTGGAGCCGGCGCCGTTCGACAGCGTCGTCAACCCGTCGCTGGGCAGCGGCGAGTACACCTGGAGCGGCACGCTGCCGAACAAGTCCGGCCGCCACGTCATCTACTCGATCTGGCAGCGCAGCGACAGCCCCGAAGCCTTCTACAGCTGCTCGGACGTCTTCTTCACCGGCGGCGGCTCCGGCGGCGACACCCAGGCGCCCACCGCGCCCGGCACGCCGACCGCGACCGCCACCGGCAGCTCGGTCTCGCTGAGCTGGACCGCGTCCTCGGACAACGTCGGCGTGTCGACCTACCAGGTGTTCCGCGAGGCGGGCGCGACCGACGTGCCGGTCGCCTCCGGCTCGGCCACCTCGGCCACGGTCACCGGCCTGAGCCCCGACACCGCCTACCAGTTCTACGTGGTGGCGCGGGACGCGGCGGGCAACACCTCGCCCCCGTCGGCGGTGGTCTCGGTGCGCACGACCGGCGGCGGCACCGGCACGCCGGGCGCCTGCTCGGTGAGCTACGCCGTGCCCAGCTCGTGGTCGGGCGGCTTCACCGCGAACGTCTCGGTGCGCAACACCGGCACGACCGCGGTCAACGCGTGGGAGCTCGCCTGGGACGTGCCCTCCGGTCAGGGGGTCGGCCAGGCGTGGTCGGCCCAGGTCACCGTGTCCGGCGGCCGGGCCACCGCGAAGGGCGCGAGCTGGAACCAGAACATCCAGCCGGGCCAGTCGGTGAGCTTCGGGTTCAACGGGACGTCGCAGGGAACGCCCGTCAACCCGACCTCGTTCACCCTCAACGGCGCCACGTGCGCCACGGCCTGATGAACGCCCGGTGCGCGGCCCTGGCCGCGCTGCTGGTGGGGTCGGTCGCCTGCTCGCCCGCGACGACCGGCCCCACCGGTTCGCCCGGTGCCGCGGGCGCCCCCGGCGTCGCGGCGAACGCCCTGGGCCCGCCGCTGGCCACCCCGGCCGACGTGGCCGAGTGGGTCCACGAGCAGACCGGGGAGTGCGACGACCCGCAGCCGCGGACGATGGACGAGTTCGCCGAGTTCGTGGGCCCGCTGCGGACGAGGCTCTACGCGCCCTACGTGGCCGAGTGGGCCACCTGCCGGGCCGGGCCGTACGAGCGGCTGGGGCTGGTGGTGTTCCACCGCGACCGGCTGGGCGACTTCCAGCGGGCCTGGCAGGGCGCGCTGAGCAGCGGCGAGGTCTCCGACGACCCCGACTTCGGGTTCGGCAACGGCTTCGCGCTCAGCGGCACGCTCGGCCTGGAGGTGCTGGGGCTGCACCAGCTCCGGTGCCGACCGCCGGGACCGCAGGACCAGGTGGGCCACACGGTGGCGGCCGAGGCGCCGGGGTGCGCCTACGTCCAGCAACCGGGCCACCACCACTGAGGGAGGGGATGAGGAGGCGGCTCGTCAGCGCGGCGGTGCGGTGCTCTGCCGCACCACAAGCGTGGTGGCAAGCTCGATTCGGCGGTGTTCGGGCTCTTCACCACGTGCCAGCGTGATGGCGAGACGGGTGCCCGCCGCGGCCATGTCCTGCAGCGGCTGCCGGACCGTGGTTAGCGGCGGGCCCACCCACTGGGCGACCGGGAGGTCGTCGAAACCGATGACGCTGAGGTCTTCGGGAACGCGCAGCCCGGCGGCGCGGGCGGCCTCGTAGATGCCCAGCGCCTGCAGGTCGGAGCCCGCGAACACGGCCGTGGGCGGGTCGGGCAGGTCCA
This portion of the Saccharothrix syringae genome encodes:
- a CDS encoding sunset domain-containing protein, which gives rise to MFWLFTQIFVLCALAFAAGAMLTWLPLRAAIRDLRVRADLARAVTWPALPPAVPTALVVTDGEVVEPHAEVVDAAVLPVRVEEPVDGEGEDAEEASERRVAEGGAEGVAGVEAETAVGVGAEGAAGREAESAAGTGVEGRAVTRTKARTTSRTRTGAVNGERREAAGDQPVEVKCNSRSMVFHTPASPYFKRMKGDVTFNSAEEAERAGYTRWTPKARAGTRR
- a CDS encoding WhiB family transcriptional regulator, which codes for MTELSRLPQPVAESWDWQLRGLCRGMDSGLFFHTPNERGSARRYREARAKEVCARCPVVRRCREHALEVEETYGIWGGLGESELRALISRRRR
- a CDS encoding MerR family transcriptional regulator translates to MEQWSAGAVARMLGISPTTLRTWDRRYGLGPDTREEGRHRRYSAADVSRLRRMLELTAQGMAPSAAAAVALGSPPPPAPRAGGGPRAIAVDGSLEGRGFSRAAARLDAPLMSSLAAELFERRGVVDTWESVLVPFLVALGERVSAQGRGVEVEHLATASILGALRRAGKPPVVATGRLPALLACAPEEQHSLPLDVLAAALAERECASRNLGARVPADALLDAATLLSPGSVILWAHARPFADAAPVAELLSRGHAVLVGGAGWVEVPPGARRMWSLAEAVGTVLELNRF
- a CDS encoding C40 family peptidase, which produces MASNPAQRTTRAAVAATAVALFVGTQPLAAADPVPPNASDALKRYNELSTQAETLNEEHLRAQEELANAQGALDQANRDIAGAQQAQEALRGQVDLLTEASFQGARFSQLSALLVSDSQQDFLNRMSALGVLAYDNAESLRGLEEAVVKAEDAARRATEATDSANRAIGEIDQRKAALNQQIDEARDAYRSLSPADRRALNDAGDMGPIPVPAGKAGEALAFALSQRGKDYVYGSNGPDTWDCSSLMQAAYRSAGIAIPRTTYGQAKIGRSVTRNEVKAGDLVIYYSGQTHVAMAIDGLRAVHASTEGVPVKVQDIESIGPISVIRRVVG
- a CDS encoding PfkB family carbohydrate kinase, with product MRIAVVGQVARDLALVVPEVPGSGSSTTVSERREMLGGKGANIARDLVQLGATAELVGVVGDDLPGRLLVDRLVADGVGTSGLVRRPGTRTALVVDVVCDGEYRYLEDMPPGTLVTTGDVEAARAVFAGADAVVLQLQQPAEALLAAAVAASGLVVLDGVPGGEVDALLRRADVLRADHSEAEQLLGRAVEGADEAVAAGRELLGRGPSVVALEVPGANVLAWGDGSAVVPLTEEEVVDTTGGGDAFVAALTVALVRGDGVEQAGEFATAASGRAVDHPGGRTDLTGLA
- a CDS encoding lytic polysaccharide monooxygenase translates to MSVRLKRLGALAAAALGLVGITTVLNPGGVALAHGSMTYPPSRTYACYEDGRLNGNGDLNPTNPACAAAVQLGGKQPLWDWYGNLISQAGGRHREIIADGDLCGPTTKYDAYNLAREDWPTTTLRAGAPITFKYNAWAPHPGRWDQYVTRDGFDVTQPLKWSDLEPAPFDSVVNPSLGSGEYTWSGTLPNKSGRHVIYSIWQRSDSPEAFYSCSDVFFTGGGSGGDTQAPTAPGTPTATATGSSVSLSWTASSDNVGVSTYQVFREAGATDVPVASGSATSATVTGLSPDTAYQFYVVARDAAGNTSPPSAVVSVRTTGGGTGTPGACSVSYAVPSSWSGGFTANVSVRNTGTTAVNAWELAWDVPSGQGVGQAWSAQVTVSGGRATAKGASWNQNIQPGQSVSFGFNGTSQGTPVNPTSFTLNGATCATA